One genomic segment of Chitinophaga sancti includes these proteins:
- a CDS encoding YceI family protein has product MKKILLPVTALIILVASAFTVLSGPDYKIAAGYAVKFSAAGANGIFKDLKGKVVFDEQHLNTSKFDVTIDVSSINTGNGLKNTHAKGDKWLDAKKYPTIAFTSTEITKSGSGYVAKGELTMHGVKKPFSIPFTFVKTGSGGTFAGKFDVNRSDFGVGTPGGKVDDIIKMEVNVPVN; this is encoded by the coding sequence ATGAAAAAAATCCTCCTTCCCGTTACTGCCCTTATTATTTTGGTAGCATCAGCGTTTACGGTTCTCTCCGGGCCAGATTATAAGATCGCTGCTGGTTATGCTGTAAAGTTTTCTGCTGCTGGCGCCAACGGTATTTTTAAAGATCTGAAAGGCAAGGTAGTATTTGATGAGCAACATCTGAATACTTCTAAATTTGATGTGACCATTGACGTGTCTAGTATCAATACCGGTAATGGATTGAAGAATACACATGCGAAGGGTGATAAGTGGCTGGATGCGAAGAAATATCCGACGATTGCATTTACGTCTACAGAGATTACGAAATCAGGTAGTGGGTATGTAGCGAAAGGTGAGTTGACAATGCATGGTGTGAAGAAGCCGTTTTCTATACCATTTACATTTGTGAAAACCGGTAGTGGTGGAACTTTCGCAGGGAAGTTTGATGTGAACAGAAGTGATTTTGGAGTGGGTACACCGGGTGGTAAGGTGGATGATATTATTAAGATGGAGGTGAATGTTCCGGTGAATTAA
- the coaA gene encoding type I pantothenate kinase yields MTRNNYAPYITIAREAWANKSDELMEHLIKDLDKLHGLNEPLTKEEVTQIYVPLSRLLNLYVTAAQELHATTNTFLGSKVTKVPYIIGIAGSVAVGKSTTARVLQWLLAAFPNHPRVALVTTDGFLYPNRVLEQRGIMNRKGFPESYDIRRLVQFLANLKSGKEKVAAPLYSHLEYDVLANEMQWVESPDIVIVEGVNVLQVRPRPLGSPEPSIFVSDFFDFSIFVDAEDKDLEQWYIERFKSLRTTAFANPESYFHRYAHLTDVESEEIARKIWNEINKPNLVQNILPTRFRASLILEKGNHHFVQSLKLRKT; encoded by the coding sequence ATGACACGGAACAACTACGCTCCCTATATCACGATTGCCCGTGAAGCATGGGCAAATAAAAGTGATGAACTCATGGAACACCTGATCAAAGATCTGGATAAGCTACATGGGTTAAATGAGCCGCTAACAAAGGAAGAGGTTACACAAATATACGTGCCGCTGTCACGATTGTTAAATCTGTACGTAACAGCTGCGCAGGAACTGCATGCAACAACGAATACCTTTTTGGGAAGCAAGGTGACTAAAGTGCCTTATATTATTGGAATTGCAGGAAGTGTGGCGGTTGGGAAAAGTACTACAGCGCGTGTATTGCAATGGTTGCTGGCTGCGTTTCCCAATCATCCGAGAGTCGCGTTGGTAACGACAGATGGTTTTCTATATCCGAACAGGGTATTGGAACAGAGAGGGATTATGAATAGAAAGGGGTTTCCGGAGAGTTATGATATCAGGAGGCTGGTACAGTTTCTGGCGAATCTGAAATCAGGGAAAGAAAAGGTGGCTGCGCCGCTGTATAGTCATTTGGAATATGATGTGCTGGCGAATGAAATGCAGTGGGTAGAATCGCCGGATATTGTGATTGTAGAGGGAGTGAATGTGTTGCAGGTGAGGCCGAGGCCACTGGGGTCACCGGAGCCAAGTATATTCGTATCGGACTTTTTTGACTTTTCTATTTTTGTGGATGCAGAAGATAAGGATTTGGAGCAATGGTATATAGAGCGGTTTAAATCATTGAGGACGACGGCGTTTGCGAATCCGGAGTCTTATTTTCACAGATATGCACATTTGACAGATGTGGAGTCAGAAGAGATTGCGAGGAAGATATGGAATGAGATCAATAAGCCGAATCTGGTGCAGAATATATTACCGACAAGGTTTAGGGCGAGTTTGATATTGGAGAAGGGGAATCATCATTTTGTACAGTCGTTGAAGTTAAGAAAGACTTAA
- a CDS encoding NAD-dependent succinate-semialdehyde dehydrogenase, whose amino-acid sequence MSTFKSINPYTQETIAEYTAHTASELEEKLVKGHQAYQALKQTSLEQRGAWMQKLADVLKEKADEHAAIITREMGKTLKEAKAEVLKCATSAEYYVQNIGSMLASKIIKSDGQQSYVAYEPKGIILAIMPWNFPYWQVFRFAIPNILAGNAGILKHASNVSGCALAIEQVFLEAGFPEGVFQTVLVNSKHIEPLIADDRVQGVTLTGSTAAGQSVAGLAGKYIKKTVLELGGSDPFIVLKDANLEEAARTAVKARFQNAGQSCIAAKRWIVDQAIADAFTEQVTTLIQQMSQGDPTLQKIDMGPMARPDLATELGHQLHQSIEQGAKLITGGQRSGANFAPTLLSGVKPGMTAFDEETFGPLAVIIQADNEQHAVALANQTPYGLGASLWTSDLDKARKLAVQIDSGNVFINAMVRSDARLPFGGVKQSGYGRELSLEGTHEFLNVKTVYIA is encoded by the coding sequence ATGAGTACCTTTAAGAGTATTAACCCATATACACAGGAAACCATTGCTGAATATACAGCGCACACAGCATCAGAACTGGAAGAGAAACTTGTTAAAGGTCATCAGGCATATCAGGCATTGAAGCAGACTTCACTGGAGCAGCGTGGTGCCTGGATGCAAAAACTCGCGGATGTGCTGAAAGAGAAAGCCGATGAACACGCTGCGATCATCACCCGGGAAATGGGAAAAACACTAAAAGAAGCAAAAGCTGAAGTATTAAAATGCGCAACCTCTGCTGAATATTATGTACAAAATATTGGTAGCATGCTGGCCTCAAAAATCATCAAATCTGATGGGCAGCAGAGCTATGTGGCATATGAGCCAAAAGGTATAATTCTGGCTATTATGCCGTGGAATTTCCCTTACTGGCAGGTGTTCCGTTTTGCCATTCCTAATATTCTTGCCGGCAATGCAGGTATACTCAAGCATGCCAGCAATGTAAGCGGTTGTGCACTGGCCATTGAGCAGGTATTTTTAGAAGCTGGCTTCCCCGAAGGCGTATTTCAAACCGTGCTGGTGAATTCCAAACATATAGAACCACTGATTGCCGACGATCGTGTACAGGGTGTGACCCTCACAGGTAGTACTGCTGCAGGTCAGAGCGTAGCCGGGCTGGCAGGAAAATATATTAAAAAGACGGTATTGGAACTGGGGGGCAGCGATCCCTTCATCGTGTTGAAAGATGCAAACCTGGAAGAGGCAGCACGTACAGCTGTGAAGGCCCGTTTTCAGAACGCCGGTCAGTCCTGCATCGCTGCAAAGCGCTGGATTGTAGACCAGGCAATAGCTGACGCATTTACAGAACAGGTGACCACACTCATACAGCAAATGAGCCAGGGAGATCCTACCTTGCAGAAAATTGACATGGGGCCAATGGCCCGTCCGGATCTGGCAACGGAGTTAGGACATCAGTTACATCAGAGCATAGAACAGGGTGCGAAACTGATCACAGGGGGGCAGCGTTCGGGTGCGAATTTCGCTCCTACCCTGCTCAGCGGTGTAAAACCAGGCATGACAGCCTTTGACGAAGAAACATTCGGCCCACTGGCTGTTATCATTCAGGCTGATAATGAACAACATGCTGTTGCACTGGCGAACCAGACGCCCTATGGGCTGGGGGCTTCTCTCTGGACCAGCGACCTCGATAAAGCGAGAAAACTGGCTGTACAGATCGATAGCGGCAATGTATTTATCAATGCCATGGTGCGCTCAGATGCCCGTCTGCCTTTTGGGGGCGTAAAACAGTCGGGATATGGCAGGGAACTTTCCCTGGAAGGCACACATGAATTTTTGAATGTTAAAACGGTTTACATAGCTTAG
- a CDS encoding helix-turn-helix domain-containing protein, with amino-acid sequence MNLIRQAEQQIFADFIQVENVPEIMHSYIVPHARRTVYGNARVFVFKQLLEATPFRVWQHHVITSQVTDIHPHVDHPGLHLAVTLSSLNVHSAMRGGIPEHVQQGDLNLFYVTHEEKAVSIHPGTHCFLNIEFGEAQLPLFAEPTFIEQTILPAIAENLHGGVINAAPVALDAYASLLLEQIRNPLGCNEYARSRYISKQCELLLVHFFAQLQYPPLEYQPLTNEDINSIDSAKAYIKANTIGVQISELCELFDISEEKLQYGFRHLYGTSVDAFVILWRLEKAAALLTLPEIDLQLVADETGYSHVAAFVNSFTRYYNCAPDQFKQL; translated from the coding sequence ATGAATTTAATCAGACAGGCAGAACAACAAATTTTCGCAGACTTCATCCAGGTAGAGAATGTCCCCGAAATTATGCATTCCTATATTGTTCCCCATGCAAGAAGAACGGTATACGGCAATGCCCGCGTATTTGTATTTAAGCAATTGCTGGAAGCAACTCCTTTTCGTGTATGGCAGCATCACGTAATCACTTCACAGGTGACAGATATTCATCCCCATGTAGATCATCCTGGTTTGCACCTGGCTGTTACGCTTTCTTCGCTCAATGTGCATTCTGCCATGCGTGGCGGAATACCAGAGCATGTGCAACAGGGAGATCTGAATTTATTTTATGTAACGCATGAAGAGAAAGCAGTGTCTATACATCCAGGTACGCATTGTTTTTTAAACATTGAATTCGGTGAAGCACAACTACCATTATTTGCGGAACCTACATTTATTGAACAAACCATCCTACCTGCCATAGCTGAGAATCTACATGGTGGTGTAATTAATGCAGCACCTGTAGCACTGGATGCATATGCTTCGTTGCTACTTGAACAGATACGAAATCCATTGGGGTGTAATGAATATGCACGTAGCAGGTATATCAGCAAACAATGTGAATTATTGTTAGTGCATTTCTTTGCACAGTTACAATATCCGCCATTGGAATATCAACCATTGACGAACGAAGATATCAATAGTATTGATAGTGCGAAAGCATATATCAAAGCGAATACAATTGGTGTGCAAATTTCGGAATTGTGTGAGTTGTTTGATATCTCTGAGGAGAAATTACAATATGGATTCAGACATTTATATGGCACCAGCGTAGATGCATTCGTCATCTTATGGCGACTGGAAAAAGCGGCGGCATTATTAACATTGCCGGAGATTGATTTGCAGCTGGTGGCAGATGAAACAGGGTATAGCCATGTAGCTGCATTTGTGAATAGTTTTACCCGGTACTATAATTGCGCTCCTGATCAGTTCAAGCAATTATAA
- a CDS encoding TonB-dependent receptor domain-containing protein, producing the protein MSTKIVYCMAILCLCLTVASAQQKITGKVTDATTGAPLEGITVRVRLSNSGSLTNKSGEYTIEAKANDVLEVSAIGFTPQALSVNGRSVIDVKLVSAVSELNQIVLVGSRGTGRARTETPVPVDVIPIAQASQSTAKTDLTAVLNMAAPSLNYNKQSGSDGADMIDLATLRGLGPDQTLVLVNGKRRHQTAFVAVYGTRGRGNSGTDLNAIPEAAIDRVEILRDGASAQYGSDAIAGVINLILKKDVNHLNVTAGYAGYYDHKYNTWFGRKQSQYQYGVPIDGNTGTLGLSYGLPLDKNGGFLNFSGNFLIQGKTYRQNLDTNLSHKDGLPVNSVRRGAGDGSRVNGGGMINLEVPFGTGNTTLYAFGGYNYKSSDAFAYSRSFSGHPDRFPTDDNGNLIFHKDIMYAVPGDTIFDPHIQTHVSDISAAVGVKGEFGEGWTWDVSNTLGRNNFHFYGDKTFNASLGANSPTHFDDGGFSFLQNTSNVTFTKAVSNLNLAFGAEYRYERYSIYAGEEASYTNYDPTFYKATGSQGFPGYRPSDEVVANRSNIAAYVDAELDVTSKWLVGAAIRAENYSDFGFTANYKLATRYKITNDFNIRASVSTGFRAPSLQQINYSSQYTNVQGGTITEVKIAPNYNAITRAAGIPDLKQEKSINASLGFTWKPLPILTVTLDGYYVKVKDRIVLSGQFSASDTTLDAAVYNTLNELHIDNAQFFANAVNTSNYGVDLVVDYNKRWSNHHFRGLFTGNVQHMTIDNINVPAKLNDTYVHRQSFFSDREQRFVKASAPPVKMGLNLEYGVNKISFGSHLTYYGKVELYGYGYSGDLAGTGINPIVELDEGGKTVPELFVYRGKVVTDVYAGYKFNRHINWFVGVDNVFNVHPDLGYVKGAKLSAFDGEAGGAWDPVQMGVNGMRLFTRIVLDF; encoded by the coding sequence ATGTCAACCAAGATCGTGTACTGTATGGCAATACTATGCCTTTGCCTGACTGTAGCCAGCGCCCAACAGAAAATAACCGGAAAAGTAACAGATGCCACAACCGGTGCCCCACTAGAAGGAATCACCGTAAGGGTCAGACTCAGTAACTCCGGCAGTTTAACCAACAAGTCCGGTGAATACACCATCGAGGCCAAAGCCAATGATGTACTGGAAGTAAGTGCCATCGGTTTCACCCCACAGGCCCTTTCCGTCAATGGGCGCTCTGTGATCGATGTAAAACTGGTCTCCGCCGTCTCGGAGCTCAACCAGATCGTACTCGTAGGTAGCCGGGGTACGGGGCGTGCCAGAACGGAAACGCCTGTTCCCGTCGATGTCATACCCATTGCCCAGGCATCCCAGTCTACTGCCAAAACAGATCTCACCGCCGTCCTGAACATGGCCGCTCCCTCCCTGAACTACAACAAACAAAGTGGGAGTGATGGTGCTGATATGATCGACCTCGCCACCCTCAGGGGCCTTGGACCTGATCAGACCTTAGTGCTTGTAAATGGTAAAAGACGTCACCAGACAGCCTTCGTAGCCGTATACGGTACCCGTGGCCGTGGTAATTCAGGCACTGACCTCAATGCCATCCCCGAAGCTGCCATCGACAGGGTCGAAATTCTTCGCGACGGTGCCTCTGCCCAATATGGCTCCGATGCCATTGCAGGGGTGATCAACCTCATCCTCAAAAAAGATGTGAACCACCTCAATGTGACCGCAGGTTATGCCGGTTATTATGACCATAAGTACAATACCTGGTTTGGCCGTAAACAATCCCAATACCAGTACGGTGTACCCATCGATGGGAATACCGGTACCCTGGGCCTCAGCTATGGCCTTCCTTTGGATAAAAACGGCGGGTTTCTCAACTTTTCGGGCAACTTCCTCATCCAGGGTAAAACCTACAGGCAGAACCTCGATACGAACCTGAGTCACAAAGATGGGCTGCCTGTGAACAGTGTGAGAAGAGGTGCCGGCGATGGCTCCCGTGTAAATGGAGGTGGCATGATCAACCTGGAAGTGCCTTTTGGTACAGGCAATACCACCCTCTATGCATTTGGTGGATATAACTATAAGAGCTCCGATGCATTTGCCTATTCCCGTTCTTTCAGCGGGCATCCGGATCGTTTTCCTACTGATGATAACGGGAACCTGATCTTCCATAAAGACATTATGTATGCCGTACCGGGCGACACCATTTTCGATCCCCACATCCAGACCCATGTCAGTGACATCTCTGCTGCTGTAGGAGTAAAAGGTGAATTTGGAGAAGGCTGGACCTGGGATGTGAGCAATACCCTGGGCAGAAACAATTTCCACTTCTATGGAGATAAAACTTTCAATGCTTCTTTGGGTGCAAACTCTCCTACCCACTTTGACGATGGAGGGTTCTCCTTTTTACAGAACACCTCGAATGTAACTTTCACCAAAGCGGTCTCAAATTTGAACCTCGCATTTGGTGCAGAATACCGTTACGAAAGGTATAGCATCTACGCAGGCGAAGAAGCCTCTTACACCAATTACGATCCCACTTTTTATAAAGCCACCGGTTCCCAGGGTTTCCCTGGCTATCGCCCCAGCGATGAGGTAGTGGCCAATCGTAGCAATATCGCTGCCTATGTAGATGCAGAACTGGATGTGACCAGTAAATGGCTGGTAGGCGCCGCCATCAGGGCAGAAAATTATTCTGACTTCGGCTTCACCGCCAATTACAAACTGGCTACCCGTTACAAAATCACGAACGATTTCAACATCCGTGCATCAGTTAGTACTGGTTTCAGAGCGCCTTCCTTACAGCAAATCAACTACAGTTCCCAATACACCAACGTACAGGGTGGCACGATCACCGAAGTGAAGATCGCACCTAACTACAACGCGATTACAAGAGCTGCAGGCATCCCTGATCTGAAACAGGAAAAGTCCATCAACGCCAGTCTTGGGTTCACCTGGAAACCATTGCCAATACTGACCGTAACCCTGGATGGATACTATGTAAAAGTAAAAGACCGTATCGTTCTCTCCGGTCAGTTCAGCGCCAGCGATACCACGCTGGATGCAGCAGTATACAATACGCTAAACGAATTACACATCGACAACGCACAGTTCTTTGCAAATGCGGTGAACACTTCCAACTATGGGGTAGACCTTGTCGTTGATTATAATAAACGCTGGAGCAATCATCATTTCCGTGGATTATTCACAGGCAATGTCCAGCACATGACCATCGACAATATCAATGTACCTGCCAAATTAAATGACACGTATGTACACCGTCAATCCTTCTTCAGCGACCGTGAGCAACGCTTTGTAAAAGCTTCTGCACCACCGGTGAAAATGGGTCTGAACCTGGAATATGGTGTTAATAAAATCAGCTTTGGTTCACACCTCACTTATTATGGCAAGGTAGAACTGTATGGTTACGGTTATTCCGGCGACCTGGCTGGTACAGGTATCAACCCGATCGTAGAACTGGATGAAGGTGGCAAGACAGTGCCTGAATTATTTGTGTACAGGGGAAAGGTAGTGACGGATGTATATGCAGGTTATAAATTCAACAGGCATATCAACTGGTTTGTAGGTGTGGATAACGTATTTAATGTACATCCTGATTTAGGCTATGTGAAAGGGGCGAAGCTGTCAGCTTTTGATGGCGAAGCAGGTGGTGCCTGGGATCCGGTGCAGATGGGTGTGAATGGTATGCGTTTATTTACTAGAATTGTATTGGATTTTTAA
- the pyk gene encoding pyruvate kinase yields MSTQDISKHKTKIVATVGPACDTYEKLLALVKAGVNVFRLNFSHGSHEDKLRIIGYIRQINEVESFNVAILADLQGPKLRVGEIANNALPLTPGMILTFVNEKVVGTAERIYVSYADLHKDVKPGQKILLDDGKIETVVKEITAAGEIKAEVTLPGVLSSKKGFNLPDTKVSLPALTPKDVEDLEFIIDHDCDWVALSFVRDAADLQLIRKRLKERNSKIKVISKIEKPEAIANLKEIIWESDGVMIARGDLGVELPVEQIPMIQKDIIRKCIHRAKPVIVATQMMESMIDRTRPNRSEITDVANAVLEGADAVMLSGETATGQFPELVIQTMRKIIGEVEKEEIIYNRNLIPHRHSPTFISDALCYNACKMAEDLEANALVGMTQSGYTGFMLSSYRPRSPLFVFTKEKSLVNQLSLSWGVRAFYYKEEIGLDNIINDQISILKDKGYLKTDDIVVNTGSTPVAEHLPTNTIKVSKVQ; encoded by the coding sequence ATGAGTACACAAGATATATCTAAACACAAAACGAAGATAGTTGCCACAGTAGGACCGGCATGCGACACTTACGAAAAATTACTGGCACTGGTAAAGGCTGGCGTAAACGTGTTCCGTCTGAACTTTTCACATGGCTCTCACGAGGACAAGCTGCGCATCATTGGTTACATTCGCCAGATTAACGAAGTTGAATCTTTCAATGTTGCCATCCTGGCTGACTTGCAAGGTCCTAAACTGCGTGTAGGTGAAATCGCTAACAATGCACTGCCACTGACTCCGGGTATGATCCTGACTTTCGTAAACGAGAAGGTAGTTGGTACCGCTGAAAGAATATACGTATCTTATGCAGACCTGCATAAAGATGTAAAACCAGGCCAGAAAATCCTGCTGGATGACGGTAAGATCGAAACTGTAGTAAAAGAAATCACTGCTGCAGGTGAAATCAAAGCTGAAGTTACCCTGCCAGGCGTTCTGTCTTCCAAGAAAGGTTTCAACCTGCCAGATACCAAAGTATCTCTGCCAGCACTGACTCCTAAAGATGTGGAAGATCTGGAATTCATCATCGACCACGACTGTGACTGGGTTGCCCTGTCATTTGTAAGAGATGCTGCTGACCTGCAACTGATCCGCAAACGTCTGAAAGAACGTAACTCCAAGATCAAGGTTATCTCTAAGATCGAAAAGCCTGAGGCTATCGCAAATCTGAAAGAGATCATCTGGGAAAGCGACGGCGTAATGATCGCCCGTGGTGACCTGGGTGTGGAACTGCCTGTTGAGCAGATCCCAATGATCCAGAAAGATATTATCCGTAAATGTATTCATCGTGCTAAGCCGGTAATCGTGGCTACCCAGATGATGGAATCCATGATCGACCGTACCCGCCCTAACCGTAGCGAAATCACTGACGTAGCTAACGCAGTACTGGAAGGTGCTGATGCCGTAATGCTGAGTGGTGAAACGGCAACTGGTCAGTTCCCTGAACTGGTAATCCAGACTATGCGTAAAATCATCGGTGAAGTAGAAAAAGAAGAAATCATCTACAACCGTAACCTGATCCCTCACCGTCATTCTCCTACCTTCATCAGCGATGCACTGTGTTACAATGCATGTAAAATGGCTGAAGACCTGGAAGCTAATGCACTGGTTGGTATGACCCAGAGTGGTTACACCGGCTTTATGCTGAGCAGCTACCGTCCACGCTCTCCACTGTTCGTATTTACTAAAGAGAAATCTTTAGTGAATCAGCTGAGCCTTAGCTGGGGTGTACGCGCCTTCTATTATAAGGAAGAAATTGGTCTGGATAACATTATCAATGACCAGATCAGCATCCTGAAAGATAAAGGGTATCTGAAAACTGATGATATTGTGGTAAATACCGGTTCTACGCCTGTAGCAGAACATTTACCTACAAATACTATTAAAGTATCCAAAGTACAATAA
- the pfkA gene encoding 6-phosphofructokinase, translating into MKKVNNIAVLTSGGDAPGMNAAVRAVVRTGIYNQLNVFGVMYGYRGMLKNEIFPLESKSVANIIQRGGTILKTARCKEFYEAEGRKKAYENLKKHNIDGIVVIGGDGSFNGAYKLSQEFDIPCIGLPGTIDKDIAGSDFTIGFDTAVNTAVDAIDKIRDTADAHDRLFIIEVMGRDAGYIALHSGISTGAEHIMTPEHIIDVQDIILELQANERRKKLVNIIVVAEGSAAGGAEAVARQIKEQCPQLDTRVTILGHIQRGGSPTCQDRILASRMGYAAVEALLNGTSNVMVGIVNNKIQYTPLEQAIKAKEHIDPEWFKIVKILAS; encoded by the coding sequence ATGAAAAAAGTTAACAACATTGCGGTCCTTACATCAGGCGGAGACGCGCCGGGCATGAATGCTGCCGTTCGTGCGGTTGTAAGAACGGGAATTTACAATCAGCTGAATGTTTTTGGTGTCATGTATGGTTACAGGGGAATGTTGAAGAACGAAATCTTTCCTTTGGAGTCTAAATCTGTTGCCAACATTATACAACGCGGTGGTACAATCCTAAAAACGGCCCGTTGTAAAGAGTTTTACGAAGCCGAAGGCCGTAAAAAGGCATACGAAAATTTAAAGAAACACAACATCGACGGAATAGTAGTGATCGGTGGCGATGGTTCTTTCAATGGTGCGTACAAGTTGAGCCAGGAATTTGACATTCCATGCATTGGCCTGCCAGGCACAATTGACAAAGACATTGCCGGTTCTGATTTTACCATCGGATTTGATACAGCTGTGAATACTGCGGTAGATGCGATTGATAAAATCCGTGATACAGCAGATGCGCACGACCGTTTATTTATCATAGAAGTGATGGGGCGCGATGCTGGTTATATTGCCCTTCACAGTGGTATTTCCACTGGTGCTGAGCACATTATGACTCCTGAGCACATTATTGATGTACAGGACATTATCTTGGAACTGCAGGCTAACGAACGCCGCAAGAAATTAGTTAACATCATCGTAGTAGCAGAAGGTTCTGCTGCTGGTGGTGCAGAAGCGGTAGCACGCCAGATTAAGGAGCAATGTCCTCAACTGGATACCCGCGTAACCATCCTCGGACATATACAACGTGGTGGTAGCCCAACCTGCCAGGACCGTATCCTGGCCAGCCGTATGGGTTATGCAGCTGTTGAGGCGCTGTTGAATGGCACTTCCAATGTTATGGTAGGAATTGTAAACAACAAAATCCAATATACACCTCTGGAACAGGCCATCAAAGCCAAAGAGCATATCGATCCGGAATGGTTTAAAATTGTAAAAATACTTGCGAGTTAA